In Eubacteriales bacterium mix99, the DNA window GGATTGCGCGTATGATTTCTGCAAAGCCCAGTGTGGCTATGGCCAGATAGTCGCTTTTCAACCTGAGAACCGGCAAGCCGATAAGATAGGCAAAAATGGCTGTTACCAGACCGGCCAGAGGAATGGCAAGGATAACCGGCAGGGCAAGCGGTACGATTCCTCCGTCAAAGTATTGATATACCATACCCCGGGCTTCCATGGGAATGGTCAATATGGCATAGGTATAAGCCCCTATGAGCATGAATCCCGCCTGACCGAGAGAGAACAAGCCGGTAAAACCGTTGAGCAGATTCATGGAGACCGCCACCAGAGCATAAATGGCGCCTTTCTTCAATACCACGAAGAGCATGGAGGAAGGGGGCAATATTCGTTCCAGTGCCAGAAGCAGTACAAAAAGTGCCATAATCAGAACAACTGCTGTAATGATTTTGTTTTTCATCTTCATAATTTTCACCTAAACCTTGTCCATGGATTTCTCGCCGAAAAGCCCAGTGGGTCTGGCGATAAGGATAACAATAAGCAGTGCAAAGGTAAAAGCATCGGAAAAAGTTGTCCAGCCCAATCCCTTGATGATATTCTCACAAATACCGATCAGGAAGGCTCCCAGAACTGCACCGGATATGCTGCCGATTCCGCCGAAAACGGCTGCAACGAAAGCTTTCAGACCTGGCATGGATCCGGCAGTCGGTGTAACGGTGGTATAGTTGGTAAAATATAGAATCGACCCAACGGCTGCCAGGAAGGAACCAATAATAAAGGTGGTACTGATAACGGAATTGATCTTTATGCCCATAAGCTGACTTGTCTCAAAATCCCTGGATACCGCCCGCATTGCCATTCCGATTTTGGTATGGCGGATGAGCAGAACCAGGGCCGCAACCAGCCCCAGCGTAAACACCGGTGTTAGGATGGTCACCACTTTGGTGGTAGCGGAGAAAACAGTGACGGAATCACTGATCCAGGGTATGACAGGAAATTGTTTTGCCAGACCACTGGTCACATACCATGCGCAGTTCTGAATCAGATAGGAAACGCCGATGGCACTGATCATAATTGACATGCGCGGAGCTTTTCGGAGCGGTTTGTAGGCAATCCGCTCCACCAGGAAGCCCAGCAGTACGGTCAGTAGAATGACCAGAGGGATGGACAGCCAAAGTGGCAGGCTGGCAGAAAGATAAACCATCATAAACCCGGCAGTCATGAAGATATCGCCATGGGCAAAATTGATCAGCCGGAGTATTCCATATACCAGGGTATACCCAATGGCAATCAGAGCATATTGTCCTCCCACGGAAATGCCGGCCAGGATATAAGGCAGATTGGTTTGAAAAAATCCCATGTTAAAGCCTCCCAACAGTTAATTCACGCCCTGAATGCCGACGAACTTCCAGGTACCATCCGAATTGTTTGCCTGTTTGATGTAGGCTTCCTCCCGAATGGCGTCCCCATTTTTGTCAAAGGAGATATCCCCGGTTACTCCGGCGTATTTTACATTCCATAAAGCATCGTTGACCGCTGTCGGATCCGCACTTCCGGCAGTCTTGACTGCTTCGATGGCAGTCATATAAGCATCATAACCCAGTGCGGAAACGGCTGCCACGATATGATTGCCGCCATTGTTGTTGCGCTTGGCCGGATTTTTGCTCAGCCATGTCTTGAAATCGGTCACGAACCGGGAGCCGGCAGCGGAATCGTCTCCTTCATCAAAAAAGGTGGACACAAAAACCTTCTGCCCCGAACCTTTGGCGGCATCCAGGATAACGGAACTGTCCCATGTGTCTCCCGCAAGCAGGGGAATGCCGATATCCTGGGAAGCTGCCTGGCCGATGATCAGGGACGCTGCTTCTGTGGATGTCGGTGCGAAGATGACGTCTGCTCCTTCGTTGGTGGCAGTAGCCAAATATGCTGTGAAATCGCTGTTTCCCTCCTGAAAGTTTTCCTCCACAACCGTGCCGCCCATTCCGGTAAAGGCAGTCTTGAAGTAATTTCCAAGACCTGCGGAATAGTCATCCCCGAGTTTTGTCAGGATATATGCCTTTTTTGCCTGAAAATTGTCAGCAGCAAAGTTGGCAAGTACCGTACCCTGAAAAGGGTCAAGATAGCATACCCGGAAGTAATGGGTATTTCCCAGCGTAACCTGGGGATTGGTACAGGAAGGACCGATTACGGGAATTCCGGCATTTCGGAATACATCGCTGGCTGCAATGGATACGCTGGAGCCATAGGAGCCGATGGCAGCGGAACACTTGGCACTGACCAGTGAGGATGCTGCAGAAGGGCCCTTGTCTGTGGACGATTCGTTATCGACGATTTCCAGTTGGATCTTATAGGGTTTGCCGCCGATTTCAACGGTGTTGACAACGGCATTGGCGTATTCGATCCCAAGGATCTCCTGTTTCCCTCCGGCACCGTTGTCACCGGACGAAGGCTCATAGACACCGATCCGGATCACATTGCCACCACCACTTTTTCCGGTGGGAGTGGAGGAGCATCCTGCAGCTGTCAAAAGGACAAGACTGAGGATCAGGTGCATTCCAATGATTTTTTTCATGATTCGTTGCCTCCTTAAAATAAATCGCCGTCTATTTTTACCTATTCTAATGCATTTTGTATTGAAGTACAATTATAATTTTATATTTATAACTCAAACTTCGCATATGGATATAGGCTATGAACCTTGAAAATTCAACAAGAAGCAGGAATCAACCAGAAACATTCTCTTGATTTATGCGGCCTTTAGGCTTCTTAGCAATGTTGGGGGAAGGGCTTTCATAAATGCATCCATTAAACTAGAAATTTGCTTCTCGGATAATTCAAGATAATCGGATAGCTTTTCCTTGAATGTGTCCATAAGCAGATGAAATGCTTGTATCCATGTAATATCAGCCATTTCATCAGAGAAGTACAAAAACAGTTCACCCAGAGACCGTTCATCCTGTGATTCACGGTTTTCGATGGAGAGCATCATGTATCGGGCGAAAACAACTGCCGTATGAGCAGTTACTGCATCGTATGACAGAGATCTGCATTCTTTGCTTAATCGTAAATAGCTTTTGCAGACCTTAAAAAAGACTTCGATATCCCAGCGTTTTCCATAAACCTGGATGATTTCTTCTTCCGTCAGGGACAGATCCGTGGATATCAGGCAGAGGTACTCTTTCCTCTTTCTTTTGTTGCGGACATATACGACTTTAGCCGGGATAACTTTCCCGTCCTTAACAACATCCACTCTGACAGAAAGAAGGTACCGGGACCTGCCGCGACGTTTTTTGTTGCGCATGTAAATATCGGGTAGTGATAAGCTTTCTCCTTCATAGACAAAGTGCATTTTAGAGGATTTCTTCACCATGCCAATTACATCATAGCCAATTTCCTTTACGGCATGAAGAGTTTTCGGGGAAGAAAACCAGCTGTCAAAAAGAACATACTTCGCCGGAATAGCCGCTGCTTTTGCAGTTTTCAACAGCTCCAGCATTGCTTCCGTTCCCTTTGTCACGGAAAGTTTACGGCGCTTGTATCCAACGGAACGTTTATCCATTTGGCTTGCCTCCGTAATACGATTTTTCTCTTTTTCAGAGGACAGGAGAACACTGTTCACTGGCAGAAAGGTGTTTCCATCTGTCCATCCCAATGTGAGCATACGAAATCCATTGAGATAGACATGCTTTGCATGATCGTATATCTTAGCAAGCAGCTCCACCTTTTTGGAGCGATTACGATCGAATACGGAGTCGTCAATCACCAATGCATTGACCCGATCATCGCTTGTAAGGGGAGCAACCGTATCCTTTATGATTCTGCAAGAAAGGATTGTCGTAAAGCGCATCCAGTTTATATGTGCCATTCTCATGAACCGGTAGGCAGTATCCTTTGCAAAAGCAGGCACATTCTTTCCTGTCAAAAGATTCATGTACATGGAGCGATTGGAGAAAGCCAACAAAAACAGATACTGGAAGATTCGGGCTACAGAAAATCCTTTTTCCTTATATGCATTGGCTGCTTTTAATGCTGACGCGACATGAAATCTTTTGAAAAATCTTTGGACAGTTGATGAATTCTGCTTATCATCCTGGGTGGTTTGTGTTATACTTTTATTCATAGCATGAGCCTCCGATTATGATTGTTTTTAGCAATTCAATTATACCAAAATCGAGGGTCTCATGCTATATCTTTACCAGGATTCATTGAATTTTCAAGGTTCATCGCTCTTTTCAAACTGCGAAGTTTGAGTAACAATTTAATACCCGATTTAGCACCGAGACAGGTTGTGGAAAACGGTGGCTGATGCATTTTGTATCAGCCACCCATCTGTATCAGAGAAATTGTTTGGATAGAAGAGAATCCAATGGTCTCTCTTTACTGGCTATGCTGAAAAGATACTGGTATTTTCTGAGATGAAAAGTCGGTTTATTGTGTGAAGAAGTCGGAAAATTACATTTTACAATTTTTCAAAGAATCATATTTCGTGTATAATAAGTATTGGCAATCTGGTGAAAGTACGGCACAATAGAAGGAGAAAGAGAATGAATGGTTGGAAGAAAGCTTTAACGTTCAGTTATGATGATGGTGTGCTGCAGGACAGGCGCATGGTAGCATTGTTGAATAAATACGGTATGAAGGCTACATTTAATCTTAATTCGGAACTCTTGGGTCAGGAAAATTACCTTATCAGGGAAGGCGTTAAGGTAAATCACACAAAGGTAGCGGCAAAGGAAGTGCGTGGGCTTTATGAAGGACATGAGATCGCAGTACATACCTTAAGACACACCAATTTATCCAGAATTACAGATACAGCAACGATTATTCGCCAGGTAGAGTCGGACAGAGAGAATTTAAGCTGTTTGGCCGGGTATCCTGTGGTGGGAATGGCATATCCGGGAGGCGGAGTAAATTATACAGAAAAGGTTGCTGAATTAATTAAAAATTATACGGAAATAAAATACGCCCGCACGACCATATGTAATTACGGATTTGAGAAGCAAAGGGATCTGTTTCAGTTTAAACCCTCGGTATATCACGTGATGGAGATGGAAAAAATGTTTGATCTTGGCAGAAAATTTCTGGAAATGAAGCCGGACAGCCCACAGATTTTTTATATTTGGGGCCATAGTTATGAACTGGACATTCATGACACCTGGAGCGAGTTTGAACGATTTCTGGAGATGCTCTCGGGAAATGAGGATATTTTTTATGGAACCAATAGGGAGGTATTATTGGATTCCCTATGAGATTGAGTAATTCTGCAAAACAGATTGTGGAGGAGATTAAAGAATAGTATCATTTTCTGAGCGCTTAATCGTACTTTTCTACATAGTAATCCAGTATATCTGTCAGGATATCCGCCTCATATCTCTCAAATGCGTGCTCCTTTCCGCCATCAAGACAGAATGATGTTGCATTGATACGAAGGAGAGGCTGTGCACTGTCTATGTGGAGGAAGTCACAGACCTCTTCATTTCCACGGACGGCGGAGATATTCTGTGTCGCGCGAGACATATTCAGATCATAGAATGACTTCAGCACATCGTAAAGAGAGCGGCTGTTGAAGTCAAAGAACTCCAGTTTCGGAAAACGGTTTTCGGGAAGCACGGAACTGTTGACGCAGTAGGGAGTGCCATCCGCAAAATAAAGGCATTTCAAAATGTAAATATATTCTTTTTTATCAATGCTGAAAAGCTTTGCGTATTGGTCACCCGCCGGCTCTTTTGTGAGGGAGAGCTGCTTCCGTGAAGGAGTTCTGCCCTGGTTGAGAATGGCTTCTGTAAAGCTATAAATATGGGAAAGTTTCTGGTCCGCTGTCTCCCGGACGAAACAGCCCTTACGGCTGATGCGGTACAGCATGCCTTCGTTTACCAGACAGTCAATTGCTTTTCGTACGGTGATCCGGCTTACGCCGTACTCCTCACACATCTGGTGTTCGGACGGAATAACCTGATTTTCTTTATACTGGTGCGACGCGATCTTTGACTTAATGTCATTCATGATCTGTTCGTATTTTGTCATTTAGTACCTCTTCATTCCGGATCGGGAACGGAAGTTCCATTCCGATATCCTGAGCAAATATCATTACAATACACGCACTTTCAGATCCATGCGATAGTCATGTTTTCATATATCTTAACATATCCGGGAAGAAAGATACAGACCGTCTGTTGTGACGGCCTGTACCATTACTTCAGGGCTGCTGTTCAGGCATCTGCTGCATTGATCTCTTTCGCGATCTTTCTCCAGTTGAAATAGCCGTATGTGGAGTTGATCATGTTGATAGCCTTCATGATGATGATCAGCAGAGCCGACTTGTCGCCAGATGCGAATACCATGATCCACATAACGACAGAGAACACATTGACGATGACCCACATCAGCCACTGCTCAGAGTAGCGTTTCATGTAAAGGAAACTTGCAACCACCGCGACAACTGTCGTCAGGGAATCCATGAATGCGAATCCGCCGCCCATTGCCTTCAGGACTGCCGCATATCCGAAGACACCCGCAATCGTAACTGCGGTCATGAGCAGAATGCCCTTCTTTGTCATCGTGCGGAACTTGACTTCACCACCGTCAGCCGTGTTCTTCTTCCAGAGGATGATGGAAGCGATACTGACAGGGATGCTGTATGCGAGGCTGTACATGATCTCACCGTAAAGCGGGATGCCGAAACACTGAATCGCATAGAGGGCACTGTTGATGATCGCAAAATACAGGCCTTCTACCTTGCCCTTTGCGCCGAGCACAAGGTTGAGTGAACTTGTGAGCGTCATGACCAGCATGAAAAGGGATTCCTTGTCAATTACCCATGCTACTGTCTGGAAAATCAGAACAAACGCAAGCCATGTTTTTTCTTTCCAACTCCAACCGTCGAAATAATGTCTGATCTTATTCATGATATTTTCCTCCGACTCTCGGTAATTTTTTCTCTATTTACCGGATTTACAAATCCGGTATGATCTGCAAATTCTTGTCCGTTCATGCTGTAAAGCAGATAATCTGTTTTCGATCAAAATCTTCTTTTGTCATTGTCGGTCCCTGTGTTGCCACGATGGCACCGGCGACACGATTCGCAACAGCAATGGATTCCTCCAGGGATTTACCGAGGGCAAGTCCGCTCATGACTGCGCCTATATGGCTGTCTCCTGCGCCAACCGTATCGACGACCCTGGCCGGTTCAGACGGAATGATTTTTGTCCCGCTTCCGTCGAAATAGGAAGTTCCTTTTGAACCGAGAGTCACGATGACCGGAGCTCCGGTTCTTTCATATAAGATGTGCAGAGCCGTCTCGATATGTTCGTTCTGTGTGAAATCTTTGGCTTCTTTTTCATTGATGTGAAGGATCGGATGCAGGGAGAGAAGTTCATTCATGATTTTCGAGGAAATTGTTGTGATGACTGGTCCCGGTGCAAAGAAGACTCTGGCGCTCGTCTTCGAATCGCGAAGCCAGTCGGCGAGTATCTGTCCGGATGCACCGGCGACCTGATAGCCTGCAAGGTAGATCTGTCCGTATTCACTGAGATCGATCCTGTCCAGCCATTCTTTCTCAAAGTGGCCTTCGGCGCCGACAACGGTGATGAAGGTTCTCTCACCTGTATTCTCGACAAGACTCAGGCAGTACCCGTTGTCCATTGTATCCGTGTGGAGAAGGACCGGATAGCCGTTTTCCTTTAGGCCTTTCTGGATCAGATCTGCATACATTCCGGTTCCGACTGGCACGCAGAGGTCATGGGACGCGCCGATATTTCTCATTGTACTGGCAACATTGAAGGCGCATCCGCCGATGACGGTTTTTGTCTCACGGCATGGGATGTCCTCACCGCTTAGGGGAAGACGGTCAATCATCATCATCTGATCGACAATGGCAGCACCGACAACAAGTGTTTTCATTTTAGGATGTCCCGTCCTTTCATGATAATATCAATATAAGAGTCAAAGTTTACGTCGTTCTGCCTGTTGAGAAGATCACGATACCCGGCCTTGATGGCCTGTGCGCCGGTAAATGCTCCGCAGATCGCCGTTGCCATCGCTCCGATCGTATCTGTGTCGCCTCCCATGTTGGCGCAGAGGAAGGCGGATCGGTTCGGATCCTGTGCATAGTAAGCAACGGTGATAGCTGCAGGAACCGATTCAATGATCGGTACGCCGGTCCCGACAACATCGTAGACCTTCTGGAGAAATTCTTCGTCCTGGCCCGGATACTGATGAGCAAATCCTACGCCGAGCTTAACGCGTTCCGCAAGACGCGGGCTGCAGGTCTCCGCTCCTTTGTCGTAACCGATCGGTTCCACTGCGAGAATATCGTCCAGCACCTTCCCGAAGTCATCGTTGACAATTGCGGATGCGACACCTTCTGCAATCATCGCGGCGCCGGCAATGGTGACATCACTTGTGTGAGTCGCTCTTGTTACACCATAGACATAATCGACGAGTTTTTCCTTTTTGTCCGGGGAGAGCAATGCACCGATTGGTCCGATTCTCATAGCGGATCCATTGGAAAGCGCCTTGTCCGTTGTTCCGGATGCATCACGTCCTTCACGGAAGTCGGCAAGTGCGAGCTTTGTGGTTGGACCAAGAATGTTATTCTCAAAGGCGTTTTCGCGGTCAGCCCACTCAAGCATCCTTTTCGCGATGTCTCTTGCGTCCGGTTCATAATTTGCCGATGCAACAGAGTCAAGAAGGACAAGGGCCTGACCTGTATCATCCGTGAATTGGCCCTTCTCATAGTTGAAAGCCACATCGTTCTCATCCGGGCCGTCAATCAATTCTGTGATCAGGCCACCAAAGAACTTTCTTGCACGTTTCTTTCCCCAAAGCTCGCCAGGCATGCCGAACGCATCACCGAGAGCCTGTCCATAAAGAGCTCCTGCAACCTTGTCCCGAAGTACAGCTGAATCTAGATTACTCATATCTCCTCCTATATAACAAATGATCATTACATATTGTATTGTTTTACTAAATCTATTATAAACTTTGAGCGTTAAAAACACAAGTATAAAATGAAAGTTCCACGAATCGTATAAAAGACAAGAGCCGGAATGATTAAAAATACATAAAGACATGACATAATATTATATACCATATCACGATGTTATATACCATACCATGATATTATATATCATACATCAATGTTATATATCCTTTCATTGTCCTGTTACCTGGACTTCGATGATCCCTGTCAAAGACCCGGGGATAAGGAAATGAAGGACATTATGAATAATCTGTTAATCTTGCAGCCAGGAACTCACGTCTGCTTGCCTTTTTTATATCAATATTCTATAATGATCATGACAAATAAATTTCTTTTCATCAGGAAATCAATAGATCGAAATCATATTGCAGTTTAAGAATGGCGGGGATGAATGGATGTATCGTGTACGAGTCGATAAGGAAACCATAAGGAACCATTTTCATTATGACAAGTGGAAGTATGTGCTGGGAATTGTTCTGACCATTTTCTCCTGGAGTATGCTGGCCACGGTTACAAAACCACAGACACCGCCGGAGAAGAAAGTGGATATCTATCTGGTGGGCGGCTATATGATGGAGGATGCTGCAAAGGAATATGGCGATACCGTATGCATGGATTTTCCGGGCCTTCGTGAAGTGAATCTTTTCAACATTGGGATCGAAGGCGATATGGAATATGCCGGCAGGCAAAAGCTTACGGTGATGCTGGGCAGCCAAAGTGGCGATATTTATGCTTTCCCGAAGGATGAGTTTAAGAATATGGCCAAAGGCGGTGCCTTCCTGCCGCTGGACGATTACACGGATCTGACGGGGCGCTTTACCAAAGAGCAGCTGGCCGGGTACACCTTTTCCACGGAAGATGATAAAACGCCCCGAGTGTATGGGGTTCCGGCTTCGGACATCCAGTCGCTCAGTAAATCCGTTTTCGATACCAAAGATTCTGTTCTGGCTGTTACGGCCTATAGCAAGAACAGCAAAAAGGCAGTAAAAGTTCTGGAATGGATGGAAGACCATAAAACGGAGGAACAATATCAGCAGAGAAGAAAGGAGCTTCTGGAAGAAAAGGAGCAGCAGAAACAGCAAAAGGAGCAGCAGAAGAAAAAGGATCGTTAAATAAAGAAAGGAAAGGAGGGGCTAACATGTCCCATGTATCCGATTCCATTGGAAAATCAATTGAAGAGTCCTTCAGTTTGGGTCTGGGTCTTTTGATGTACTCAAGGGAAAAGATTGAAAATCTGGTGGAAGAATTGGTTGACAAAGGCGATGTGGCAAAGAAGGACGCGAGGCAGCTGGCAGGTAAGTTCATAAAGCAGGGCGAGGAACAGCGGGAAGAGCTGAAAAAAATGATTCAGAAGGAAACCGCAGACGCTTTGGATCACCTGAATGTAGTGCAGAGGAAAGATATCCTCACAAAGGATGAAATCCGGGAGCTGGTAAGGGAAGAGATACAAAAATCCCTGCAGGATCAGGGTGGACTCCCGAAAGAAAATGGCAAATAAAGGGGCAAAAAAAGGAAAGGATAAACTGGAGAATACGCCGGGAATCTGACGGAGCGGGGACGGCAAGGGCCATTTATGGCAGCTTTGTAATGATGGGATGATTGAATGGATGACAGGCAGGTACGCATCAAAAGATACAAGGAGATTATCGCTGTTTTTACAAGGCATGGATTTGGAATGCTGTTTCAGCAAGCCGATTCCCATCCTTTTTTTGTGAAAAAAAGGGGAGTGTCCGATCAGGATGTAGCTTCTGACAATGTCGAAGCGTCTGCCGGATGGTGTTGTGAAGGAATTGAAAAAGCTTCAGGATTCGGTACCGCCGTTTCCGTTTCCGCAGGTCCGGACTTTGATCGAAAGCGAGTTTCACGACAGCCTGGAGCATATCTATCAGGAATTTGATCCGGAGCCAATCGCCGCGGCTTCTGTTTCCCAGGTCCATCGTGCAACGCTTTTTTCCGGAGTGCAGGTCGCCGTGAAAGTGCAAAGGCCGGAAATAGAGGATACCATCGACCTGGATCTGGATATTATGAAAAGCATGGCTCACTTTATTGATCATACCAAATATGGGAAACTCTATGATTTCAACGGCATGGTGGAAGATTTTGAAAGCGCCATAAAGGCAGAACTGAATTTCATGGAGGAAGGAGAAAACGCAGATACCTTTTTGCATCATTTCCAGCGGGATGAGGGCATAACGGTACCGAAGGTAAAGTGGATCTATACCACAAAACGTGTTCTTACCATGGAATATTCGGATGGTCTGAAAATAAGCGATCTGGAGGAATTGGATCGGGCGGGGCTGGACCGAAGGAAAATCGGGGAAAGGATTGCCACGTCCATATGCAATCAAATCCTTCGGGATGGCTTCTTTCATGCGGATCCCCATCCTGGCAACATACAAGTGTTGCCGGACGGGACAGTGGTTTTTCTCGATACCGGGATGGTGGGACGTCTGGATGAGACCCGCAGGGAGATGATCTCCAGATTCTTTGTCGGAGTTACCTCCAAAGACAGCGGAATGGTAGTTCGCTCTCTGGTGGACATGGATGTTACGGTGGACCAAAAGGATATGAAAAACTTCGAAAAGGATGTTGACACGATCGTTGCGAAATACCTGACCATGCCCATGGATAAAATCCGGATCGATGATTTGATCCGGGAAGTCTTTCATACGGTGTATTTGAATCATATCAAAATTCCACATGAATTCACCCTGCTGGCAAAGACGTTGGCGACCCTGCAGGGGGTGCTGGAAAAACTGGCCCCAGATCTCAATGCCATTTCCATTACAGAACCCATCGCCAAAAAGTTGGTTTATCAATCTTTCTCATTGCGAAAGGTGAAGAAGCAGGTTCGGAAGGAAATATGGAGATTCCAGGGGATGCTGCATGAATTCCCGGCTGTGATGCAAAACATTTTGCACAGAATCGGGGAGCAGGATTTTTCAGTTCCAATTGAAATAAAGGGTGGAGATTCGCTTCAGAAGCAACTGAGTCGGATCACGAACCGAATCTCCCTCAGTGTGATTATGCTGGCTCTCAGTATAGTTCTGGCAGGAATTCTGATCAGTTTTGGCCTTATTGCGGGGAACAGCGGCGTAACGATCCCCTTCGCCCTGAATATATTAAAGACAGGATTGATTGTATCCGTCCTGTTTCTTTTAATCATTATCCTGTTTTTAATCCGATCCTACCGGTGATCCCTTATGTTTCACCATGTATCTCATTGTATTTTTTCAAATCCAGTTCCTTTTCACTTTTGGCAATAATTAAGGCAGTTGTTGCCGCTGCGCTTACATTGGTGGCGGTGCGGGCCATGTCCACAATGGAACTGATCGGTGCCAACAATACAATAATCTCAATCGGAAGCCCTGCTGCTGCAAACACGGCAGTTGCGGTAATGGTTGCTGTTCCAGGAACCCCCACGGTTCCTATGCTGACCAGGGTCGTAATCAGAACGAGGAGGACATATTGCAAGGCAGAATATTCCATTTTTAATCCATGGATTGCAAAAACCGCCAGCAAAGTCGGCCAGATACCTGCACACCCGGGCATGCCTATATTTGAACCCAACGGTACAACAAGGGAAGAGATATTTTCAGAGACTCCTGCTTTCCTCAGGCATTTATCCGTTGCAGGAATTGTTCCGATGCTGCTCTGGGTAGTGAAGGCGATTACCTGTGCAGGCCAGATATGTTGAAAGAACCGGATGGGATTTAATTTGGCCATTGTTCCTATCAATATGCCATTTACTCCAAAGGTTTGAAGGAAGCATAACAAATATGCCACAGCCAATACAGGCAGGAGAGGCAATAATTTATCCGGTCCGTTACTGGATACTGCGTTTGCAATCAAAGCCAGTACGGCATAGGGTGTAAATTCAATGATATATGAGATGGCAGTATTGTTTACCTCTGAAACAGAGTCCACGAAGCGCTTAAAGGGTTTTACTCCCTGGGGATCCCTCGTGGACAGCATCACCACTGCTATGCCAATCAACAGAGCAAACAGAATAACCGGTACGACTGTATTCGTTGAAGCCTGTTCAAAAAAATTTCTGGGGAACAAATCAATAATGACCTGTGATACTTTCGGGATT includes these proteins:
- a CDS encoding extracellular solute-binding protein codes for the protein MYRVRVDKETIRNHFHYDKWKYVLGIVLTIFSWSMLATVTKPQTPPEKKVDIYLVGGYMMEDAAKEYGDTVCMDFPGLREVNLFNIGIEGDMEYAGRQKLTVMLGSQSGDIYAFPKDEFKNMAKGGAFLPLDDYTDLTGRFTKEQLAGYTFSTEDDKTPRVYGVPASDIQSLSKSVFDTKDSVLAVTAYSKNSKKAVKVLEWMEDHKTEEQYQQRRKELLEEKEQQKQQKEQQKKKDR
- a CDS encoding AarF/UbiB family protein, which codes for MSKRLPDGVVKELKKLQDSVPPFPFPQVRTLIESEFHDSLEHIYQEFDPEPIAAASVSQVHRATLFSGVQVAVKVQRPEIEDTIDLDLDIMKSMAHFIDHTKYGKLYDFNGMVEDFESAIKAELNFMEEGENADTFLHHFQRDEGITVPKVKWIYTTKRVLTMEYSDGLKISDLEELDRAGLDRRKIGERIATSICNQILRDGFFHADPHPGNIQVLPDGTVVFLDTGMVGRLDETRREMISRFFVGVTSKDSGMVVRSLVDMDVTVDQKDMKNFEKDVDTIVAKYLTMPMDKIRIDDLIREVFHTVYLNHIKIPHEFTLLAKTLATLQGVLEKLAPDLNAISITEPIAKKLVYQSFSLRKVKKQVRKEIWRFQGMLHEFPAVMQNILHRIGEQDFSVPIEIKGGDSLQKQLSRITNRISLSVIMLALSIVLAGILISFGLIAGNSGVTIPFALNILKTGLIVSVLFLLIIILFLIRSYR
- a CDS encoding dicarboxylate/amino acid:cation symporter, which produces MKADYLALGALLAAIVFLGILAYLGKKKVDFGLRTIIALAFGLVLGIVFEGHTDYVQPIGTIYANIISAFVVPLLFFSVISGITNLENVGKLKTIGLKSIGLLISTTFIASTITLLVSLPLGIGKGAAITLPADYKAREIPKVSQVIIDLFPRNFFEQASTNTVVPVILFALLIGIAVVMLSTRDPQGVKPFKRFVDSVSEVNNTAISYIIEFTPYAVLALIANAVSSNGPDKLLPLLPVLAVAYLLCFLQTFGVNGILIGTMAKLNPIRFFQHIWPAQVIAFTTQSSIGTIPATDKCLRKAGVSENISSLVVPLGSNIGMPGCAGIWPTLLAVFAIHGLKMEYSALQYVLLVLITTLVSIGTVGVPGTATITATAVFAAAGLPIEIIVLLAPISSIVDMARTATNVSAAATTALIIAKSEKELDLKKYNEIHGET